The following coding sequences are from one Musa acuminata AAA Group cultivar baxijiao chromosome BXJ2-4, Cavendish_Baxijiao_AAA, whole genome shotgun sequence window:
- the LOC135609095 gene encoding auxin-responsive protein SAUR36-like, producing MKRYRGFKLGRRLVRVWRWVLRRRSRRVPRSYLRLDSTTDSISKSLLSGPSTTMTTKLVHWGRHLASRLRRGRSAGGGGSGSRRMVCARGSADEVMFGAGVPLLEREGGRGWTPPPKGHLAVYVGGEKEGGSPRRYMVPVIYFNHPLFGELLRESEEEFGFHHPGGITIPCPAAKFELVRTRIAAAAHNNKLRR from the coding sequence ATGAAGAGGTATAGAGGATTCAAGTTGGGGCGGCGGCTCGTGAGAGTTTGGCGATGGGTCCTCCGCCGCCGGAGCCGTCGCGTCCCCAGGAGCTACCTCCGCCTCGACTCCACCACCGACTCCATCTCAAAATCCCTCCTTTCCGGGCCTTCGACGACGATGACGACAAAGCTCGTCCACTGGGGCCGCCATCTCGCCAGCCGCCTACGCCGCGGCCGGAgcgcaggaggaggaggatcAGGATCGCGGCGCATGGTTTGTGCCCGGGGCTCCGCTGACGAGGTGATGTTCGGGGCGGGAGTGCCGTTGCTGGAGAGGGAGGGCGGGCGGGGTTGGACGCCGCCGCCGAAGGGGCACCTGGCGGTGTACGTCGGCGGGGAGAAGGAGGGTGGGTCACCACGCAGATACATGGTGCCGGTGATCTACTTCAACCACCCCTTGTTCGGGGAGCTGCTGCGGGAGTCGGAGGAGGAGTTCGGGTTCCACCACCCCGGCGGCATCACCATCCCCTGCCCCGCCGCCAAATTCGAGCTTGTCCGGACGCGAATCGCCGCCGCCGCACACAACAACAAGCTCCGCCGCTGA
- the LOC103986167 gene encoding pentatricopeptide repeat-containing protein At5g62370, whose protein sequence is MFASKTRILCSVRRKLIYSRFSYSAAASVSSSLPISDSDTPPPYEDIPAAHGSLCLSLLLRLVRRGLLSAACSVLDRIVTRLPLSDATAAVDLVAFLGLSPDHGRLIRSLVYSEQFLKAEALFAHATSGALSDDPSVLDAIIECLCKMGKLVEAKFHLDQMIKLQTLPSQRTYNALLRALFTEAKFLEAVDLFLLMAGAGVYPYLLCYNLLIPNLCSKGYLGQARYLFDTMIGTGLHPAAHVYKSLICGYCKEGRLEPALDIFKAMKENTFLKPDSYAYNSLIHCFLKLGCVDSALELYNEMIETGLQPNVVTHSMMICWYCRNHKLDCALKLLDMTFRHGLVPDVQCFRVVTTALCKENRLVEAEQLFDKMLESGLIPDPMMFVLLIQNFPKGYGFKFLWKTLQAIAKANSTADNLYSSVLSICSSDEKSLKEIAVLLDEIMKCNVLPIDVVLNIMISTMCAEGKLGVAYCLMDQMVSSGCEPSISTYNFLLKCLCKENQMDDVRLLLNLMHSRGVVGNEATYSIVIHAYGKLGDIDSAFESFDQMIDQGVEPNVVIYDSIISCLCRMGRPRAAELVFDRMIGGGVMPDEAAYTTLLNGYSKIGRPFDACRLFDEMIDQGLQPSSHAYSALINGLIKRNMFRKACHYLDKMLMDGFLPDTVLYTMLFSQFFKKGDVSLALDLVDLMMRNQIEPDLITYGSLVSGLCRNVLRRNRMPPPLSWKLEDARCILFRLLPQKTVCLEKIEHRDYCRSTAQTIELALNIMQDLADNGMMPDLHVYNGMLNGLCRANMIQDAYDLVTLMQKVGIIPNQVTFTILMNAHIRVGEIDRAVQLFNHMNGDTHVPDKISYDTLIKGFCKAGRVDEALSLVKMMQKRGFCPSNTAYDTLAESLFLSSSTDLAIKLLEEMLSNGYVPRPSNFYKLI, encoded by the coding sequence ATGTTCGCGTCGAAGACTCGCATCCTCTGCTCCGTCAGAAGAAAGCTCATATATTCTCGCTTCTCCTATTCGGCCGCCGCCTCCGTCTCCTCGTCCCTTCCCATCTCCGACTCCGACACGCCGCCTCCCTACGAGGACATCCCCGCTGCCCACGGGTCCCTctgcctctccctcctcctccgcctcgtcCGCCGCGGCTTGCTCTCCGCCGCGTGTtccgtcctcgaccgcatcgtgaCGAGGTTGCCCCTCTCCGACGCCACCGCGGCGGTCGACCTCGTGGCGTTCCTCGGCCTCTCCCCTGACCATGGACGCCTCATACGCTCCCTCGTTTACTCCGAACAGTTTCTAAAGGCCGAAGCTCTCTTCGCGCACGCCACCAGCGGTGCACTCTCCGATGATCCCTCTGTGCTGGATGCCATCATAGAATGTCTTTGCAAGATGGGGAAGTTGGTAGAGGCCAAATTCCATCTGGACCAGATGATAAAACTTCAAACTTTGCCATCGCAGAGGACGTATAACGCATTGCTGCGCGCGCTCTTTACGGAAGCAAAGTTCTTGGAAGCTGTGGACCTCTTCTTGCTAATGGCAGGCGCCGGCGTTTACCCTTATTTATTGTGTTATAATCTATTAATCCCTAATTTGTGTTCAAAGGGTTACTTGGGTCAGGCACGTTACCTGTTTGATACAATGATCGGCACAGGCTTGCACCCTGCTGCCCATGTGTACAAGTCCTTAATTTGTGGATATTGTAAGGAGGGAAGGTTGGAACCGGCTCTGGATATTTTCAAGGCAATGAAGGAAAATACTTTCTTGAAGCCAGATTCCTATGCCTACAATTCCCTGATACATTGCTTCCTGAAACTTGGTTGTGTTGATTCAGCATTGGAGCTGTACAATGAAATGATTGAGACCGGATTGCAACCTAATGTGGTGACTCACAGTATGATGATCTGTTGGTACTGCAGGAACCACAAGCTGGATTGTGCTTTGAAGCTGCTTGATATGACCTTTAGACATGGTTTAGTTCCTGATGTCCAATGCTTCAGAGTTGTGACAACAGCGCTTTGCAAGGAAAACAGATTGGTAGAAGCTGAGCAGTTGTTTGATAAGATGTTGGAAAGTGGTCTCATCCCAGATCCTATGATGTTTGTTTTGCTGATTCAGAATTTTCCGAAAGGTTATGGATTTAAATTTCTTTGGAAGACTCTGCAGGCTATAGCTAAGGCAAACAGTACTGCTGATAATTTATATTCCTCAGTACTTTCCATTTGTAGTTCAGATGAAAAGTCTCTAAAAGAAATAGCAGTTCTACTTGACGAGATCATGAAGTGTAATGTGCTTCCTATTGATGTGGTTCTTAATATAATGATAAGCACCATGTGTGCAGAAGGAAAACTTGGTGTTGCTTATTGTTTGATGGACCAAATGGTTAGTTCTGGCTGTGAACCTTCAATTTCAACATACAATTTTCTACTAAAATGCCTATGCAAAGAGAACCAGATGGACGACGTTCGACTACTCCTGAACCTAATGCACAGCAGGGGAGTGGTAGGGAATGAGGCTACTTATTCCATTGTGATACATGCATATGGAAAACTTGGGGACATAGACTCAGCTTTTGAATCATTTGATCAGATGATTGATCAAGGTGTTGAGCCTAATGTCGTTATCTATGACTCGATAATCAGTTGTCTGTGCAGAATGGGAAGGCCAAGGGCAGCTGAGCTAGTGTTTGACAGAATGATAGGAGGAGGGGTCATGCCTGATGAAGCTGCCTATACTACTCTTCTAAATGGTTACTCTAAAATTGGCAGGCCTTTTGATGCTTGTCGCCTTTTTGATGAGATGATAGATCAGGGTTTGCAGCCTAGCTCCCATGCCTATAGTGCACTTATAAACGGACTAATAAAAAGAAACATGTTTAGAAAAGCCTGCCATTATCTGGATAAGATGTTGATGGATGGGTTTCTTCCAGATACAGTTCTCTATACAATGCTATTTAGTCAGTTCTTCAAGAAAGGGGACGTATCCTTAGCCCTGGATCTAGTCGACTTGATGATGAGAAACCAGATTGAACCTGATCTGATTACCTATGGATCATTAGTTAGTGGGCTTTGCAGAAATGTCTTGCGTCGAAATAGAATGCCTCCTCCATTGTCTTGGAAACTGGAAGACGCAAGATGCATACTTTTCAGGTTGCTGCCACAGAAAACTGTGTGCCTAGAAAAGATAGAACACAGGGATTATTGCAGATCAACTGCACAAACGATTGAGCTTGCGTTAAATATAATGCAAGATCTagcggacaatgggatgatgccaGATCTTCATGTTTATAATGGAATGCTCAATGGATTATGTCGAGCTAACATGATTCAAGATGCTTATGATTTGGTTACACTAATGCAGAaagttggcatcattcccaaccaGGTGACCTTTACAATTTTAATGAATGCCCACATCAGAGTAGGTGAGATTGACCGTGCTGTTCAGTTATTCAACCACATGAATGGAGATACACATGTTCCTGATAAAATCTCCTATGACACATTAATTAAGGGTTTTTGCAAGGCTGGAAGAGTTGATGAGGCTCTGTCGCTTGTTAAAATGATGCAGAAAAGAGGCTTTTGCCCAAGCAATACTGCATATGATACACTAGCTGAATCTCTGTTTCTTAGTTCTTCCACTGACCTTGCCATCAAGCTGCTTGAGGAGATGCTTTCTAATGGTTATGTGCCACGGCCTAGTAATTTTTATAAGTTGATCTGA